From the Streptomyces sp. NBC_00654 genome, the window CGCCGGTACACGGCGGCCGTCGCGTCACCGGTGACCCGGACCGCCCGGGGATCGTCGAGCATCTCCTGGGGTGTGGTGCCGCCGACACCGTGGACCAGCAGTTCGAGCGCTGCCCCGGAGCTCTGCGGGGCCTGGGTGGCAGGGGGCAAGGGGGTGACTCGCTCTCTGGGCCGTCCGGCCTCGCGGCCGGGGGTGGAAGGAGTGGAAGGAGCAGGGAGAACAGCAGGAGGACCGGGAAGGCGAGGACACGGGGAGCCGGACAGGGAAGAGTGGCGCGACAAAAATTGGGGCGGCGCGCGGGGACACGAGCCGAAGCGCGGTCACCAGAATCCCGGACCCGGGCCGGGTACGGCAGATGTCTCACCGAATCTCCCCAGTGACGCGGCCAACATTCCTGCGTGGCAGGATGAACCACGTTCTGCGGCCCGACGCGGAACCGCATGGCCAGAAGGAAGGACCGGACCCGGCGTTGAGCGAGAATCAGAACCTGCTCGCGGAGCAGCGGCGCGCCCTGATCCTCGACGAGGTGCGCAGGCGCGGCGGGGTCCGGGTCAATGAGCTGACCCGCAAGCTGAGCGTCTCCGACATGACCATCCGCCGGGATCTGGACGCGCTCGCGCGGCAGGGCGTCATCGAGAAGGTGCACGGCGGCGCGGTGCCGGTGGTCGAGGCGAGCACCCATGAACCGGGGTTCGAGGCGAAGTCGACGCTCGAACTGAGCGCCAAGGAGGACATCGCGCGGGCTGCCGCGGCGATGGCGGTGCCGGGCAGCGCCATCGCCCTGTCCGGGGGAACCACCACGTACGCGCTGGCCCAGCATCTGCTGGACGTACCGGATCTGACGGTGGTGACCAACTCGGTGCGGGTCGCCGATGTGTTCCACGGCGCGCAGCGCCCCGCGGCGGGCGGCGCGGCACGGGCGGGGGCGGCGACGGTGGTACTGACGGGCGGTGTACGCACTCCGTCGGACTCCCTGGTGGGTCCCGTCGCCGACCGGGCCATCGGATCACTCCACTTCGATGTGCTGTTCCTCGGCGTGCACGGGATCTCGGTCGAGGCCGGTCTGTCGACGCCGAATCTCGCGGAGGCGGAGACCAACCGCCGTTTCGTACAGGCGGCGCGGCGGGTCGTGGTGGTGGCCGATCACACCAAGTGGGGCACGGTCGGGCTGAGTTCCTTCGCGTCGCTGGACGAGGTGGCCGCCTTCGTCACGGATTCGGGCCTCTCGGCCGGTGCCCGCGAGGAGATCGAGGAGCATCTGCCGGGTCTCGTGGTGGCGGGCGAATCGTGTGACGAGGCGGCCCCGGAGAGCTGACCCGGGGCCGTGTTTCCGTGCGCGCGCCGACAGGTGCCCGCACGCCGGCCGATGCCCGCACGCCGACGGGCGTCGTACGACGACCGATGGCCGTACACCGACAGATGTCCCGTTCGCCGACAGGTGCCCGTACGGGGACCCGGCCGCTGCCGGAAGATTCCGCTCGGCTCGCCGTATGCCCCGGGCGTCCTAGAATTCATGTGTGGCCGTCTTCCGGATCGAGCGCTTCACTCCCCTTCCCGCCGCCGAGTCCTGGCGGCGGGTGACCGACTGGGAACGGCACGGCACGCATGTCCCGCTCACCTCGGTGACCGTCCCGACTGGGCTGCCGACCGCGAGGGGCACTCTGTTCGTGGCCCGGACGGGCATGGGCCCGCTGGGCTTCGACGATCCGATGGAAGTGGTGCGGTGGACTCCGCCGGCCGTCGGGCGTGCCGGGGTCTGCAGACTGGAGAAACGGGGGTCGGTGGTGCTGGGCCGGGCCTCGATCGATGTGCTGCCGACCAATTCCGGATCCCATGTGGTGTGGGTGGAGGAGTTGCACGTCCGGCTGCTGCCGGGCTGGGGAGACCCCTTGCTCGCCTCGTGCGGGCGACGGGTGTTCGGCGGGGTCCTCGACCATCTGCTCGACGACCCGGTCCAGTGGGACCGCTGAGGGACCTGCCCGCTCCTCCGTACCGGCACCCGTGCCGGATCCGCCCACCGCGGCGGCACCATCCCATGTCGCCCGGGAAACGGGAGATACGGCGCGGGACGGAAGTGGCGATGCCTGGCAGGCCGTACGAACCGATCGGTCTATTGGTACAGACATCTGGTTGGCGGACGGCTATGGTATGCCCCGCCCGTCCGCCGCCGATCGCCCGGGAGGTGCGTTCATGGCACGCCGACTCCGTACCGTGGGACTGGACTTCACCGAGTCCGCGCCGCTGCGCCTGGTCTTCGCCGCCGAAGTGGCCGCACCCCCCGACGCCGTGTACCGGGCGCTGGCCGACGACGTGGAGGCCTGGCCCCGCTGGTTCACCGCGGTGACCAGTGCCGCGTCCACCGACGCGGGGGCGGGCCGGGAGGTACGGCTCAAGGGCGGCACGCTGCTGCGCGAGACGATCGTCGCGGCGGAACCCGACGAGCGGTACGCCTACCGGGTCGACGACGCCAACGCACCCGGTCTCACCGCCCTGTTGGAGGAGTGGCGGCTCACCCCCGCCGGGACCGGCACGCATGTCCAGTGGACGTTCGCCGCCGACGGGAGCGCGCTGTTCCGGTTCGCGCTCGGGCTGGGCCGCGCCGGGGTGGGCCGCTCGTTCCGCGGCGCCGTGCGCCGGCTCGACAAGCGGCTGGCGGGGGCACCGGCCTGAGAGCGGCGCAGCACCCCGGCGCACCGGCTCCCGCACCGGCTCCCCGGTGTCCCGGCGCGCGGTGTCCCGGCGCCCGGGACGGTCAGCCGGACCAGCTTCCCGTACCGAGGAATCGCTCGATGGTCTCGGTGTACGGGGCGATGTCCAGGCCCTGTTCCCTCAGCCAGCTGTCGGAGTAGTACTTGTCGAGGTAGCGGTCGCCCGGGTCGCAGAGCAGCGTGACGATGCTGCCGGTGCGCCCCTGCTCCACCATCTCGGCGACCAGCTTGAGCGCGCTCCACAGGCCGGTGCCCGTCGAACCGCCCGCCTTTCGTCCGATAGCACGCTCCAGCGCGCGTACGGCGGCGACGCTGGCGGCGTCGGGCACCTTCATCATCCGGTCGATGGCGCCCGGCACGAAGCTCGGCTCCATACGGGGCCTGCCGATGCCCTCGATACGGGAGCCGCAGTCGCTGGTGGCCAGCGGGTTGTGCTGGGTCCAGCCGTCGAAGAAACAGGAGTTCTCCGGGTCGGGCACACAGATCCGGGTGTCGTGCTGCATGTAGTGGACGTAGCGGGCGATGGTCGCCGAGGTGCCGCCGGTCCCGGCCGTGGCGACGATCCAGGCGGGTTCCGGATACCGCTCCAGCCGCAGCTGCTGGTAGATCGACTCCGCGATGTTGTTGTTGCCCCGCCAGTCGGTGGCCCGCTCCGCGTAGGTGAACTGGTCCATGTAGTGTCCACCGGTCTCGGCGGCGAGAGCCGCGGACTCCTCGTAGATCTTCCACGACGCGTCGACGAAGTGGCACTGTCCGCCGTGGAATTCGATCAGGCGGCACTTCTCCGGGCTGGTGGTGCGCGGCATCACGGCGATGAACGGCACGCCGATCAGTTTCGCGAAGTACGCCTCCGAGACGGCGGTCGAGCCGCTGGACGCCTCGATGACCGGCTTGCCCCGGCGGATCCAGCCGTTGCAGAGCCCGTAGAGGAACAGGGAACGGGCCAGCCGGTGCTTGAGACTGCCCGTGGGGTGTGTGGACTCGTCCTTGAGGTAGAGGTCGATGCCCCACTGCTCGGGCAGCGGGAAGCGCAGCAGATGGGTGTCGGCCGAGCGGTTCGCGTCGGCCTGGACCTTGCGTACGGCTTCCTTGAGCCAGGCCCGGTACTCCGGGTCGCTGCGGTCGATGTCCAGGGTCGCCGTGGCCCCACTGTCACGCCCGTGCTCACTGGTGTCCATCAGCGCGTGCCTCCTCGTGTCATCGCTGTTGCCCACCCACCACGATATTCCCCCCACCTGCGCAAACATTGACTTTGATGACCCATAGCACTGCCTTGGTGTTGACCGGTGGGGCGGTTGTGGCGCGCGACGCCGCCGGAGCGCGATTCGGTCCGGATGCCACCTGGCGAATCCGGCTCGGTTTG encodes:
- a CDS encoding SRPBCC family protein codes for the protein MARRLRTVGLDFTESAPLRLVFAAEVAAPPDAVYRALADDVEAWPRWFTAVTSAASTDAGAGREVRLKGGTLLRETIVAAEPDERYAYRVDDANAPGLTALLEEWRLTPAGTGTHVQWTFAADGSALFRFALGLGRAGVGRSFRGAVRRLDKRLAGAPA
- a CDS encoding PLP-dependent cysteine synthase family protein — encoded protein: MDTSEHGRDSGATATLDIDRSDPEYRAWLKEAVRKVQADANRSADTHLLRFPLPEQWGIDLYLKDESTHPTGSLKHRLARSLFLYGLCNGWIRRGKPVIEASSGSTAVSEAYFAKLIGVPFIAVMPRTTSPEKCRLIEFHGGQCHFVDASWKIYEESAALAAETGGHYMDQFTYAERATDWRGNNNIAESIYQQLRLERYPEPAWIVATAGTGGTSATIARYVHYMQHDTRICVPDPENSCFFDGWTQHNPLATSDCGSRIEGIGRPRMEPSFVPGAIDRMMKVPDAASVAAVRALERAIGRKAGGSTGTGLWSALKLVAEMVEQGRTGSIVTLLCDPGDRYLDKYYSDSWLREQGLDIAPYTETIERFLGTGSWSG
- a CDS encoding SRPBCC family protein, translated to MAVFRIERFTPLPAAESWRRVTDWERHGTHVPLTSVTVPTGLPTARGTLFVARTGMGPLGFDDPMEVVRWTPPAVGRAGVCRLEKRGSVVLGRASIDVLPTNSGSHVVWVEELHVRLLPGWGDPLLASCGRRVFGGVLDHLLDDPVQWDR
- a CDS encoding DeoR/GlpR family DNA-binding transcription regulator, with the translated sequence MSENQNLLAEQRRALILDEVRRRGGVRVNELTRKLSVSDMTIRRDLDALARQGVIEKVHGGAVPVVEASTHEPGFEAKSTLELSAKEDIARAAAAMAVPGSAIALSGGTTTYALAQHLLDVPDLTVVTNSVRVADVFHGAQRPAAGGAARAGAATVVLTGGVRTPSDSLVGPVADRAIGSLHFDVLFLGVHGISVEAGLSTPNLAEAETNRRFVQAARRVVVVADHTKWGTVGLSSFASLDEVAAFVTDSGLSAGAREEIEEHLPGLVVAGESCDEAAPES